A genomic region of Sceloporus undulatus isolate JIND9_A2432 ecotype Alabama unplaced genomic scaffold, SceUnd_v1.1 scaffold_28648, whole genome shotgun sequence contains the following coding sequences:
- the LOC121918734 gene encoding cytochrome P450 1A1-like: protein MPALEMSPLEGLRMITATEAFIATAVFLSLFMMVKSFWNRIPEGLKKIPGPMGYPVIGNMLELGKNPHLSLTKMRKKYGDVMMIHIGTTPVLVLSGLETLRQALIRQGTEFMGRPDLYSFHYIVNGQSLAFGYDSGEVWRVRRKMAQNALKTFAASPS from the coding sequence ATGCCAGCATTGGAAATGTCACCCTTGGAAGGCCTGAGGATGATCACAGCAACGGAAGCCTTCATTGCCACTGCTGTTTTCTTGTCGCTCTTCATGATGGTCAAGTCCTTCTGGAATCGGATCCCTGAGGGCCTGAAGAAGATCCCTGGGCCGATGGGTTACCCAGTGATTGGCAACATGTTGGAGTTGGGGAAGAACCCTCACCTGAGTCTGACAAAGATGAGAAAGAAATACGGAGATGTGATGATGATACATATCGGCACCACCCCCGTGTTGGTGCTGAGTGGGCTGGAAACCTTACGCCAGGCCTTGATACGGCAAGGAACTGAGTTCATGGGACGTCCGGACCTTTACAGCTTCCATTACATAGTCAATGGGCAGAGCCTGGCTTTTGGCTATGATTCGGGAGAAGTGTGGCGAGTCCGGAGGAAAA